The following are encoded together in the uncultured Methanobrevibacter sp. genome:
- a CDS encoding nitroreductase family protein: protein MEFIDVINQRYSVRGYLDKEVEKEKLDYVLKAATIAPTGVNAQPFKVYVIDTKKYKEELSKIYGAKWFVEAPIVLCVVGIINEAWTRPWDQKNIADIDATIVMDHMILAAQDVGLGTCYIGAFKKYEAHKFLNLKENEEAVLFTPLGYGNAEPRETPRKELDEFVVYMD, encoded by the coding sequence ATGGAATTTATAGATGTAATCAATCAGAGATACAGTGTAAGAGGATATTTGGATAAGGAAGTTGAAAAAGAGAAACTCGATTATGTTCTAAAAGCGGCAACAATTGCTCCTACAGGCGTAAATGCACAGCCTTTTAAGGTATATGTCATTGATACCAAAAAATATAAAGAGGAATTATCTAAAATTTATGGGGCAAAATGGTTTGTGGAAGCTCCTATTGTATTATGTGTTGTTGGAATTATAAATGAAGCATGGACAAGACCTTGGGATCAGAAAAATATTGCAGATATCGATGCAACCATTGTTATGGACCATATGATTTTAGCAGCACAGGATGTCGGTCTTGGAACATGTTATATTGGGGCATTTAAAAAATATGAAGCTCATAAATTCCTTAACTTGAAAGAAAATGAAGAGGCAGTCTTATTCACTCCTTTAGGATACGGCAATGCAGAGCCTCGTGAAACTCCAAGAAAAGAATTGGACGAATTTGTAGTTTACATGGATTAA
- a CDS encoding V-type ATP synthase subunit I — protein sequence MFKTARMRKIRIVTLEKYVAPTVDALHESGLLQVSDISDSIQQDPELAELVTPSKVSPYTGKLSSLLMKTNGISELLGNSLSEGHGLKDTLMSFISPDLPVQKEVEKLDTEAFIAKAEDTLAQVESKTSVIEGKLAALDAETSELQSNKSLANRLSNFDMDLALLKDSKYTSTTVGRIDAGSTSEIKNELSKLTDELEVFTVPMDDKEGEIITVVTLKEYSDEVYSTLRKFDFEKIEIGNVEGTPQQVISHADSRLLTIESERASVKSELRAVAEQWDDDILALKEQLENEKEKNEILSSFVQTKDAYVLEGWVPVKDTEKVEQLVEKSSDGHCAFETIEVEGTDDENVPILQQNGWYARPFEYLVDMYSPVRYNAIDPTIFVAITFPLFFGFCLTDAVYGLIVALLGVVLLKGMGKVKKSMHSFGWILIWSGLWAIILGLITNGFLGDFPQRIVGFRLPTVISSVEAFVHPDIILIIAIAIGLLYTNIGFLIGAINNLRYGNKKDAIGSQICWFVFEAGIVLLALGYIQVLGMVGIILGAILIVATIGMLVWANGAYGVMDIFGYMGDVLSYARLLALCLATGGIAMTVNILAQMINNMVPYVGIVLAIVIFFGGHIANFLFQVLGAFINALRLNYVEFFSQFFMEGKGKFEAFKAKRTFTKIKN from the coding sequence ATGTTCAAGACAGCTAGAATGCGTAAAATTAGAATAGTTACACTGGAAAAGTATGTAGCCCCTACAGTGGATGCTCTCCACGAATCAGGACTCTTACAAGTCAGTGATATTTCTGATAGCATTCAGCAAGATCCTGAATTAGCGGAGTTAGTTACTCCTTCAAAAGTTTCTCCATATACTGGAAAGCTATCTTCTCTTCTTATGAAAACAAACGGTATATCTGAACTATTAGGAAATTCTTTATCAGAAGGCCATGGGTTAAAAGACACATTAATGTCTTTTATTAGTCCGGATTTACCAGTTCAAAAAGAAGTAGAAAAATTAGATACTGAAGCTTTTATTGCAAAAGCTGAAGACACTTTAGCCCAGGTGGAAAGTAAAACAAGCGTAATTGAAGGTAAACTAGCCGCACTCGACGCTGAAACAAGTGAACTACAGTCTAATAAAAGTTTGGCTAATCGCTTATCTAATTTTGACATGGATTTAGCTCTTTTAAAAGATTCAAAGTACACTTCTACTACTGTTGGAAGGATTGATGCTGGATCTACTTCAGAAATCAAAAATGAATTAAGTAAATTGACAGATGAATTAGAGGTATTTACTGTTCCTATGGATGATAAAGAGGGAGAAATTATCACCGTAGTAACATTGAAAGAATACAGTGACGAAGTTTATTCAACACTTCGTAAGTTTGACTTTGAGAAAATTGAAATTGGTAATGTTGAAGGAACTCCTCAACAGGTCATTTCACATGCTGATTCCAGATTATTAACCATTGAATCAGAACGTGCTTCTGTTAAATCAGAATTACGTGCAGTTGCTGAACAATGGGACGATGATATATTGGCTCTCAAAGAACAATTAGAAAATGAAAAAGAAAAGAACGAAATTCTTTCATCATTTGTTCAAACTAAAGATGCATATGTCTTAGAAGGCTGGGTGCCTGTTAAAGACACAGAAAAAGTTGAACAATTGGTCGAAAAAAGTTCTGATGGACATTGTGCCTTTGAAACAATAGAGGTTGAAGGTACAGATGATGAAAATGTTCCTATCCTACAACAAAATGGATGGTATGCAAGACCTTTCGAATACCTGGTTGATATGTACTCTCCAGTACGTTACAATGCAATTGATCCAACTATATTTGTTGCAATCACATTCCCATTATTCTTCGGTTTCTGTTTAACCGATGCAGTATATGGTTTAATTGTAGCTCTTCTTGGTGTAGTATTATTAAAAGGAATGGGTAAAGTTAAAAAATCTATGCATTCCTTTGGTTGGATTTTAATCTGGTCTGGTCTATGGGCTATTATACTGGGTCTGATTACCAATGGTTTCCTGGGAGATTTCCCACAAAGGATTGTTGGTTTCCGTCTTCCAACTGTAATTTCTTCAGTTGAAGCATTTGTACACCCGGATATTATTTTGATAATAGCTATCGCAATTGGTTTACTTTACACCAATATCGGATTTTTAATAGGTGCTATTAACAACTTAAGATACGGTAATAAGAAAGATGCTATCGGTTCTCAAATCTGCTGGTTTGTATTTGAAGCTGGAATAGTTTTACTCGCTTTAGGATATATCCAAGTACTCGGTATGGTTGGTATAATCTTAGGCGCTATCTTAATAGTTGCAACTATTGGAATGTTGGTATGGGCTAACGGTGCATATGGTGTAATGGATATTTTCGGTTACATGGGTGATGTATTATCCTATGCTCGTCTTTTAGCATTATGTTTAGCTACTGGTGGTATTGCAATGACTGTAAACATCTTAGCTCAAATGATAAACAATATGGTTCCATATGTGGGTATTGTACTCGCAATCGTCATATTCTTCGGTGGTCATATTGCAAACTTCCTCTTCCAAGTATTAGGTGCATTCATTAACGCTTTACGTCTTAACTATGTAGAATTCTTCTCTCAATTCTTCATGGAAGGTAAAGGTAAATTCGAAGCTTTCAAAGCAAAAAGAACATTTACTAAAATTAAAAATTAA
- a CDS encoding MmgE/PrpD family protein has protein sequence MFLKNISKFISNYRYEQATVESITTVKAAFLDFFGVTYRGASENASKIAFNTVEEIFSGNLNINLKASVIGRNLKTDVLSAAFLNGVSAHVLELDDGHRGAQIHLGAIIFPTALAISEAYDLSGKEFIEGVIVGYEVGILLGKIVNPNHRNKGFHTTGTIGAFVAGTVASKLLKLDDEQILNALGLCGTQAAGLLESDHGGSMGKSLHVGKAVYNGILSAILARNGFTGSETIIEGKEGFLKTMVYGDDYAAENFSLESVLKEIGKVRIRDIYFKKYPFCRHLHSSIDTALKLKASIGEEYDHIQNIAVKTYSVAAEHDNFHPKNIEELKQSLPYAVAISLVVGEVTVDSINQLIEYGLLDNYSTVDKVNSIKNLVNRMIILSDDKLNDLYPDKRPSNVIIKLDEVFRNGVFQNITLLPKGDFENPYQLTELIDKFKDNNPLYDVRNLTVIDSLEDYSMKYVVQKLNE, from the coding sequence ATGTTTTTAAAAAATATTTCTAAATTTATTTCAAACTATCGTTATGAACAGGCAACTGTGGAATCCATCACCACTGTAAAAGCTGCTTTTTTGGATTTTTTTGGAGTAACCTACAGGGGAGCAAGCGAAAACGCTTCAAAAATAGCTTTTAATACAGTTGAAGAAATATTTTCAGGAAACTTGAATATTAATTTAAAAGCTTCAGTTATTGGCAGAAATCTAAAAACAGATGTTTTAAGTGCTGCTTTTTTAAATGGTGTTTCAGCCCATGTACTGGAGCTTGATGATGGCCATAGGGGTGCTCAGATTCATTTGGGAGCTATAATATTTCCAACAGCATTGGCTATTTCAGAAGCTTATGACTTAAGCGGAAAGGAATTCATTGAAGGGGTTATTGTAGGATATGAAGTTGGAATACTTCTTGGAAAAATTGTAAATCCCAATCATAGGAATAAAGGATTTCATACAACCGGAACAATAGGTGCTTTTGTTGCAGGGACTGTTGCTTCAAAACTGTTGAAGCTTGATGATGAGCAAATTCTAAATGCGTTGGGTCTGTGCGGAACCCAGGCTGCCGGACTTCTGGAATCAGACCATGGGGGTTCAATGGGCAAATCCCTGCATGTAGGTAAAGCTGTATATAATGGAATTTTATCAGCTATTCTTGCCAGAAATGGTTTTACAGGAAGTGAAACTATTATTGAAGGTAAAGAAGGATTTTTAAAAACTATGGTCTATGGTGATGACTATGCTGCTGAAAATTTTTCCCTTGAAAGTGTCTTAAAAGAAATTGGCAAGGTCAGGATTAGGGATATCTACTTTAAGAAATATCCGTTCTGCAGACATCTCCACTCTTCTATTGACACTGCTTTAAAATTAAAGGCAAGCATAGGTGAAGAATATGATCATATCCAGAATATCGCTGTTAAAACATATTCTGTTGCCGCTGAACACGATAATTTCCATCCGAAAAACATTGAAGAGTTAAAGCAGTCTCTTCCATATGCAGTTGCAATATCTCTGGTTGTCGGAGAAGTTACTGTAGATTCAATAAATCAGCTGATAGAATACGGTCTTTTGGATAATTATTCAACAGTCGATAAAGTAAACAGCATTAAAAATCTTGTAAATAGGATGATTATTCTTTCAGATGATAAACTGAATGATTTATATCCGGATAAAAGGCCTTCAAATGTTATTATTAAATTGGATGAAGTGTTTAGAAATGGAGTATTTCAAAACATAACCCTGCTTCCTAAGGGTGATTTTGAAAATCCGTATCAATTGACAGAACTGATTGATAAATTTAAGGACAATAATCCTTTATATGATGTCAGAAACCTGACTGTTATTGATTCTCTTGAAGATTATTCCATGAAATATGTAGTTCAAAAATTAAATGAGTAG
- a CDS encoding HrpE/YscL family type III secretion apparatus protein, with protein sequence MAEISDAIAMIKKAESDAEQLIVDSESQSKDLIAESQVKAEEIISQAKSAAEEEAKNTVFDAEDKAKKEAEDIAKKSAEDVAALKDKAMANVDEAASIIVKNIM encoded by the coding sequence ATGGCAGAGATATCAGACGCAATCGCAATGATAAAAAAAGCTGAATCTGATGCTGAACAACTTATTGTTGATTCAGAGTCTCAATCAAAAGACTTAATTGCTGAATCACAAGTTAAAGCTGAGGAAATCATTTCCCAAGCTAAAAGTGCAGCAGAAGAGGAAGCAAAAAATACTGTTTTTGATGCAGAAGATAAAGCTAAAAAAGAAGCAGAAGATATTGCTAAAAAGTCTGCTGAGGACGTTGCAGCCTTAAAAGACAAAGCTATGGCAAATGTAGATGAAGCTGCTTCAATAATTGTCAAAAATATTATGTAG
- a CDS encoding peptidase: protein MDETKEFLKKIGIKETFEEFKSYKRFNDGGQYRFEVPGIQSPKTMDALLKESVKNNIFIHRVTQTKGIMLLSDDEITQMVDLAKDYGCELFLSVGPRATYDTSATVHTKEGSRIGYRLRGYDNLVYAIEDVKRACGLGVRGILLYDEGLLWVLNKMRCEGELPENVHFKLSAHAGHSNPASAKLLQENGLDSLNPVRDLQIPMIAAIRNACDMAIDLHTENPKSTGGFIRHYEVPKFIDVAAPVYLKTGGSVAANHNWDTTEKEAIARIKQVMLVKRVIDKYCPQAVPSPAKSDDLSIPE from the coding sequence ATGGATGAAACAAAGGAATTTTTAAAAAAAATTGGTATTAAAGAAACTTTTGAAGAATTCAAATCATATAAACGATTTAATGATGGGGGCCAATATCGTTTTGAAGTTCCTGGAATCCAGTCTCCAAAAACAATGGATGCACTACTTAAAGAATCTGTAAAAAACAATATTTTTATTCACAGAGTAACCCAAACCAAAGGGATAATGCTTTTAAGTGATGATGAAATCACACAGATGGTCGATTTGGCAAAAGATTATGGCTGTGAGTTGTTTTTATCTGTAGGGCCAAGAGCAACTTATGACACATCAGCTACTGTTCATACTAAAGAGGGCAGCAGAATAGGTTACAGGCTTAGAGGCTACGATAATCTGGTTTATGCAATTGAAGATGTTAAAAGGGCATGCGGATTGGGAGTTCGTGGAATTTTGCTTTATGATGAAGGTCTTCTTTGGGTTTTAAATAAAATGAGATGTGAAGGAGAACTTCCGGAAAATGTTCATTTTAAACTGTCTGCTCATGCAGGCCATTCAAATCCCGCTTCTGCAAAATTGCTTCAGGAAAATGGTCTTGACTCTTTAAATCCAGTTCGTGATTTGCAGATTCCAATGATTGCAGCTATCAGAAATGCCTGTGATATGGCAATTGATCTGCACACTGAAAATCCTAAATCCACAGGAGGATTTATAAGACATTATGAAGTTCCAAAATTCATTGATGTTGCAGCGCCGGTCTACTTAAAGACAGGAGGTTCTGTTGCGGCAAATCATAACTGGGATACAACAGAAAAAGAAGCAATTGCACGTATAAAACAGGTCATGCTTGTTAAACGGGTCATTGATAAATATTGCCCTCAGGCTGTACCGTCACCTGCAAAATCTGATGATTTATCTATTCCTGAGTGA
- a CDS encoding citryl-CoA lyase, with amino-acid sequence MQENNFRVNPHSLKTAISRVETDKIVTRGYNQRDLIDKIRYSDMIFLLLRGRLPSLEEGKIFNHVLVSFCDHGATPPSTQTARLVASSGSPMNSAVAGALLSFGHKHAGAIEKTMELYQSKIGSIYSTGDSAIDNKQIASCAIEIYSEYILKGKKIPGFGHRYHNVDPRADELMNIVVKRGFIGPHIKLALALEDLVYEKKQIRLNVDGANAAILSDLGFSPDLGLGVFMIGRLPGIIAHIHEENMDEEEFRRFLDLDDIVYDAGR; translated from the coding sequence ATGCAAGAAAATAATTTTAGAGTTAATCCTCATTCATTAAAAACAGCTATTTCTCGTGTAGAAACAGATAAAATTGTAACAAGAGGCTACAACCAAAGAGATCTGATTGATAAAATCCGATACAGTGATATGATTTTTTTACTTTTAAGGGGAAGATTGCCTTCTCTTGAAGAAGGAAAGATATTTAATCATGTTCTGGTTTCTTTCTGTGACCATGGAGCAACTCCTCCAAGCACACAGACAGCCAGGCTTGTAGCGTCATCAGGTTCTCCTATGAATTCTGCTGTTGCAGGTGCATTGTTGTCATTTGGACATAAGCATGCAGGAGCTATTGAAAAAACAATGGAACTTTACCAGTCAAAAATAGGTTCAATCTATTCTACAGGGGATTCAGCAATTGACAATAAGCAAATTGCAAGCTGTGCAATTGAAATTTACAGTGAATATATCCTAAAAGGTAAAAAAATACCTGGTTTTGGACATAGATATCATAATGTTGATCCGAGAGCTGATGAACTGATGAATATTGTGGTAAAAAGGGGTTTTATAGGACCTCATATCAAATTGGCTTTGGCATTGGAAGATTTGGTTTATGAAAAAAAGCAAATCAGACTTAACGTTGACGGTGCAAATGCTGCAATACTGTCTGATTTGGGATTTTCTCCGGATTTGGGTCTTGGAGTTTTCATGATTGGCAGACTTCCAGGAATTATTGCACATATTCATGAGGAAAATATGGATGAAGAAGAATTCAGGCGTTTTTTAGACCTTGATGATATAGTATACGATGCAGGTAGATAA
- a CDS encoding fumarate hydratase produces the protein MSIIEDISKTVISASTTLSDDKLKALTGAIETEENENARWALSQMLENYKVAQKTKFPLCDDTGIPHVLVELGSDRQITGGMLGQIQEGIALGLNNLPARPMAVKGSEIERIEQIKGLYEKPGMLKPASILIDTVNDESSYRRDIAPDTLNVHLILEGGGPEIRAKTYRVYHKRSFYNVIDTAVDWLEESLSLLGCTPSIPSIGIGRTHYEANALLLKSIVYGNLDRQSEVEKYVAGRLNETGIGPMGFGGRTTVLGSYVNIGNQRASGVRIVAIRPSCFVEPRVATLKL, from the coding sequence ATGAGCATTATTGAAGATATTTCTAAAACAGTTATTTCCGCATCCACTACTCTCAGCGATGATAAACTTAAAGCATTAACCGGGGCAATAGAAACAGAAGAAAATGAAAATGCCAGATGGGCATTATCACAGATGCTAGAAAATTATAAAGTTGCTCAAAAAACCAAATTTCCTTTATGTGATGATACGGGAATTCCTCATGTTTTAGTGGAATTGGGGTCAGATAGACAAATCACAGGGGGAATGTTAGGCCAGATTCAGGAAGGCATTGCTTTAGGGTTAAATAATCTTCCGGCAAGGCCTATGGCTGTAAAAGGCAGTGAAATTGAAAGAATAGAACAAATCAAAGGATTATATGAAAAACCTGGAATGTTAAAGCCGGCTTCTATTCTCATCGATACAGTCAATGATGAATCCAGCTACAGGAGAGATATTGCACCGGATACATTAAACGTTCATCTGATTTTGGAAGGGGGAGGTCCGGAAATCAGGGCCAAAACCTACAGAGTATATCATAAAAGGTCATTTTATAATGTAATTGATACTGCAGTTGATTGGCTTGAGGAATCCTTGAGTTTACTTGGATGCACTCCATCAATTCCATCAATCGGCATTGGAAGAACTCATTATGAAGCCAATGCTCTTCTTTTAAAGTCAATTGTTTATGGAAATCTTGACCGTCAAAGCGAAGTTGAAAAGTATGTTGCTGGCCGATTGAATGAAACCGGCATAGGTCCTATGGGATTTGGCGGAAGAACAACAGTTTTAGGTTCTTATGTAAACATCGGCAATCAGAGGGCAAGTGGAGTTAGAATTGTTGCCATCAGACCGTCATGTTTTGTAGAGCCAAGAGTAGCAACATTAAAATTATAG